One window of the Chitinophaga niabensis genome contains the following:
- a CDS encoding HAD family hydrolase, giving the protein MKNHAYHSVIFDLGAVLVDWNPRYLYSKIFATPEEVEHFLEHICTSDWNEAQDEGRTLQEGTDLLVSQFPEHEASIRAFYGRWKEMLGGPIPETVKILQQLKESGQYKLYALTNWSNETFPIALMEYKFLQWFDGIVVSGKEKLRKPSPDFYQLLLDRYEVNKANTIFIDDNLRNVKAAEAYGIESIHFQSSAQLEEELRKRGILN; this is encoded by the coding sequence ATGAAGAACCATGCCTACCATTCTGTCATTTTTGATCTGGGAGCTGTGCTTGTTGATTGGAATCCGCGTTATCTATATAGCAAGATCTTCGCCACACCTGAAGAAGTAGAACATTTCCTGGAACACATCTGTACTTCAGACTGGAATGAAGCCCAGGACGAAGGCCGTACCCTCCAGGAGGGTACAGACCTGCTGGTAAGCCAATTCCCCGAACATGAAGCTTCTATCCGCGCCTTTTACGGAAGATGGAAAGAAATGCTCGGTGGACCCATCCCCGAAACCGTAAAGATCCTGCAGCAATTAAAAGAAAGCGGTCAGTATAAATTATATGCCCTCACCAACTGGTCCAACGAAACCTTTCCCATCGCATTGATGGAATATAAATTCCTGCAATGGTTTGATGGCATCGTAGTGTCCGGCAAAGAAAAACTCCGCAAGCCATCACCTGATTTTTATCAGCTTTTGCTCGATCGCTATGAAGTGAACAAAGCAAATACTATTTTTATCGATGATAATTTACGCAACGTAAAAGCGGCTGAAGCGTACGGAATTGAGAGTATCCATTTCCAATCATCTGCTCAGTTAGAAGAAGAACTCAGAAAACGTGGAATACTGAACTGA
- a CDS encoding DUF4136 domain-containing protein codes for MKRTGMILSAIAVGALLFSSCRKEPLNDMTEEESRIYVTNYNDSADFTSYKTFSIVDSVAVISNRADAKKELTAYDAKLLNSLKTSLQGRGYTLVDKAAKPDLAVNVSRIDNTTTSIGYIPGYWTGFPGYWDSGYWGYPGFDYWFPSYYSVFRTREKSVVVDLVDLKNAPHADNKLNAIWNAMLRGTGVWNSDNIDSMVKAVFDQSAYLKASNN; via the coding sequence ATGAAAAGAACAGGAATGATCTTAAGTGCAATTGCCGTTGGCGCCCTGTTGTTCAGCAGTTGCAGAAAAGAACCACTCAATGACATGACGGAAGAAGAATCCCGTATTTACGTTACCAACTATAACGACTCAGCAGACTTTACGTCCTACAAAACGTTCAGTATTGTAGATTCTGTTGCCGTTATCAGCAATAGGGCAGATGCCAAAAAAGAGTTGACAGCCTATGATGCGAAATTGCTGAATAGCCTGAAAACTTCGCTACAGGGCAGAGGTTATACATTAGTGGATAAAGCTGCGAAACCGGACCTCGCCGTGAACGTGAGCCGCATCGATAACACCACTACTTCTATCGGTTACATCCCAGGTTACTGGACAGGTTTCCCGGGATATTGGGATTCAGGCTACTGGGGATATCCCGGCTTTGATTACTGGTTCCCTTCTTACTATTCAGTGTTCCGCACAAGAGAAAAATCTGTTGTAGTGGACCTGGTAGATCTGAAGAATGCACCGCATGCAGATAACAAACTGAATGCTATCTGGAATGCCATGTTACGTGGTACAGGTGTATGGAACAGTGATAACATTGACTCAATGGTGAAAGCAGTGTTTGATCAGAGCGCGTATCTGAAAGCGAGCAATAATTGA
- a CDS encoding outer membrane beta-barrel protein — MKSIKVIILLMIGSLGVHSAFAQSSRPPVSFNVNYSIAQPLGSLSDYAKNTSFRGWTAGFNYAINDRLSVGGKVGYADFYERFPRAVYPGKGEDVSAVQTHTLQTIPILATVQYNLAKADARVIPYVGAGIGTANMNYEKYWGEFVEKENKWAFQVSPEVGINIPFGKYSPVMLNANVQYNYAPFKVNEITNFNSIQANIGLKFHIQ, encoded by the coding sequence ATGAAAAGTATTAAAGTAATTATATTATTGATGATCGGCTCGCTGGGTGTGCATAGCGCCTTTGCCCAAAGTAGCCGCCCGCCGGTTTCTTTTAATGTGAACTATTCCATTGCACAGCCATTGGGTTCACTGAGCGATTATGCAAAGAACACCAGCTTCCGTGGATGGACCGCAGGATTTAATTATGCTATCAACGATCGTTTGAGCGTAGGTGGTAAAGTAGGGTATGCGGATTTTTATGAAAGATTCCCCCGTGCAGTATATCCCGGTAAAGGAGAAGATGTGTCTGCCGTTCAGACGCATACACTGCAAACCATTCCCATCCTTGCCACAGTGCAGTATAATCTTGCTAAAGCAGATGCCCGCGTAATCCCATACGTTGGTGCAGGTATCGGTACAGCAAATATGAACTACGAAAAGTACTGGGGTGAGTTTGTGGAAAAAGAGAACAAATGGGCCTTTCAGGTGAGTCCTGAAGTAGGTATCAATATACCTTTTGGTAAATATTCTCCAGTAATGCTGAATGCGAATGTGCAGTACAACTATGCGCCTTTCAAAGTAAACGAGATCACAAATTTTAACTCGATACAAGCAAATATTGGACTAAAGTTCCATATCCAATAA
- a CDS encoding FAD:protein FMN transferase yields MKGLLFLIGICISVSTSAQKLISFQGKAQGTYYIVKYTSNDTTSLREDVEDLFRQIDRSMSLYLPSSLINRFNKGPQVVMDHHMRTVVRKAQEVSKLTDGLFDITIKPLVDLWGFGVIRHNGQPSQADIAMKRRLVDYNMLTVRTKYLIKKREGMEIDCNGIAQGYTSDAVGRLLHAMGIHNFLVDVGGELVASGVNTQGQPWSVGIERPPDTDSAGQPVQALLRLKNKGVATSGNYQRFFDEGGTRFAHTIDPRTGQALHNNIISVTVTAPDAMTADAFDNVLIILGVDAGLQFISEHPKLKLQAFYVYKDDAGKVREKYSPDFFAE; encoded by the coding sequence ATGAAGGGTTTACTCTTTTTAATTGGTATATGCATCTCCGTTAGCACCTCTGCCCAGAAGCTGATCAGCTTCCAGGGAAAGGCGCAGGGCACTTATTACATCGTCAAATACACCAGTAACGATACTACTTCCCTCCGTGAAGATGTGGAAGACCTGTTCAGGCAGATAGACCGGTCTATGTCACTTTATCTCCCCAGTTCCTTGATCAACCGGTTCAACAAAGGGCCACAGGTTGTGATGGACCATCACATGCGTACTGTGGTGCGCAAAGCGCAGGAAGTAAGCAAACTCACGGACGGGTTGTTCGACATTACCATCAAACCATTAGTAGATCTCTGGGGATTTGGTGTTATAAGACATAACGGGCAGCCATCCCAGGCAGATATTGCCATGAAGCGGCGATTAGTGGATTATAATATGCTCACCGTACGTACAAAATACCTGATCAAAAAAAGAGAAGGTATGGAGATAGATTGCAATGGTATTGCACAGGGATATACTTCAGATGCAGTGGGCAGGCTTTTGCATGCCATGGGTATTCATAATTTTCTGGTAGATGTTGGGGGCGAACTGGTAGCATCGGGTGTAAATACACAAGGCCAACCCTGGAGTGTTGGTATAGAAAGGCCGCCGGATACAGACAGTGCCGGCCAGCCTGTGCAGGCATTATTACGGTTGAAGAATAAAGGCGTAGCTACCAGTGGTAATTATCAGCGGTTCTTTGATGAAGGCGGTACCCGCTTTGCACATACTATTGATCCCCGTACGGGTCAGGCCCTGCATAACAATATTATTTCCGTTACAGTTACTGCGCCGGATGCGATGACGGCAGATGCTTTCGATAATGTGCTTATTATTCTAGGTGTGGATGCAGGATTGCAATTCATCAGCGAACATCCTAAGTTAAAGCTGCAGGCTTTTTATGTGTATAAGGATGACGCCGGCAAGGTGCGGGAAAAATATTCTCCTGATTTCTTTGCGGAATAA
- a CDS encoding acyl-CoA dehydrogenase family protein, with amino-acid sequence MHQDLFESPDYFQIDELLTEEHKMIRASVRQWIKTEISPVIDGYCQRAEFPVQIIRGLGSLGCFGPTIPVESGGGGLDYIAYGLMMQELERGDSGIRSTASVQGSLVMHPIYTFGSAAQKERFLPKLATGEVMGCFGLTEPDFGSNPAGMLTYFDDDGDHILLNGAKMWISNAPFADIALVWARDPEGKIRGVIVERGMEGFSTPETKDKWSLRASATGELVMDNVRIPKTNILPDAKGLKAPLSCLSSARYGIAWGAIGAAMDCYDTALRYAKERVQFNRPIGGFQLIQKKLAEMITEITKAQLMNWRLGVLRNEGKATAEQISMAKRNSCETAVHIAREARQILGAMGISGEYPIMRHMMNLESVITYEGTHEVHLLITGMDITGLNAFS; translated from the coding sequence ATGCATCAAGACTTGTTTGAATCGCCTGATTATTTCCAGATAGATGAACTTTTGACGGAAGAACATAAAATGATCCGGGCCTCTGTGCGGCAATGGATAAAAACGGAGATCTCTCCTGTTATTGATGGTTACTGCCAACGTGCAGAATTTCCTGTCCAGATCATCAGGGGGCTTGGCAGTCTTGGTTGTTTTGGTCCTACCATTCCTGTAGAATCAGGTGGCGGAGGGCTCGACTACATTGCTTATGGCTTAATGATGCAGGAACTGGAACGGGGAGACAGTGGCATAAGGTCCACTGCATCTGTACAGGGTTCTTTAGTGATGCATCCTATTTATACATTCGGCAGTGCAGCCCAGAAAGAACGTTTCCTCCCCAAATTGGCAACGGGAGAAGTGATGGGTTGTTTTGGACTCACAGAGCCTGACTTTGGCTCCAACCCTGCCGGCATGCTTACTTATTTTGATGATGATGGCGATCATATTTTACTGAATGGTGCCAAGATGTGGATCTCCAATGCCCCCTTTGCAGATATTGCATTGGTATGGGCGCGCGATCCTGAAGGAAAGATCCGCGGTGTGATTGTGGAACGCGGTATGGAAGGTTTTTCTACGCCTGAAACAAAAGATAAATGGAGCCTGCGTGCCAGTGCTACCGGGGAGCTGGTGATGGATAATGTACGCATTCCCAAAACCAATATCCTGCCGGATGCAAAAGGGCTTAAAGCCCCTCTCTCCTGTTTATCCTCTGCCCGTTATGGGATTGCCTGGGGCGCTATCGGTGCTGCCATGGATTGTTACGATACGGCATTACGTTATGCAAAAGAGCGGGTACAGTTCAACAGGCCTATCGGCGGTTTTCAGCTTATTCAGAAGAAACTGGCGGAAATGATCACCGAAATCACCAAAGCACAGTTGATGAACTGGCGGCTGGGTGTACTACGCAATGAAGGAAAAGCAACGGCGGAACAGATCTCCATGGCTAAAAGGAATTCCTGCGAAACAGCCGTACATATTGCCAGGGAAGCACGTCAGATCCTGGGCGCCATGGGCATTTCCGGGGAATACCCTATCATGCGGCATATGATGAACCTGGAAAGTGTGATCACTTACGAAGGCACACATGAAGTACATTTATTGATCACCGGCATGGATATTACAGGGCTGAATGCTTTTTCCTGA
- a CDS encoding YciI family protein, translated as MAKLLPVLLLAVFLTFVIARFTSKSEKTTATGEPVQKTESKKYWMVMLRSDINRQQDPATTSQLRDAHINSVRNLAKEGKLIVASPFTENEQLQDVIIVECKDSLEVADLIEQDSAVAAGWLKAEIRPCWTARSLSPKQ; from the coding sequence ATGGCTAAACTGTTGCCTGTATTACTATTGGCGGTGTTCCTGACTTTTGTGATCGCCAGATTTACATCAAAATCAGAAAAAACAACGGCTACAGGAGAGCCGGTTCAAAAAACAGAGAGCAAGAAATATTGGATGGTGATGTTGCGTTCGGACATAAACAGGCAACAGGATCCCGCTACCACTTCACAACTCCGGGATGCACATATCAACTCCGTCAGGAATCTCGCGAAAGAAGGAAAATTAATCGTTGCCAGTCCTTTTACGGAAAATGAGCAGCTGCAGGATGTAATTATCGTAGAATGTAAGGACAGCCTGGAAGTGGCAGACCTGATCGAACAGGATTCCGCCGTTGCCGCCGGCTGGCTGAAAGCAGAGATCAGGCCCTGCTGGACGGCAAGAAGTTTATCCCCTAAGCAGTAA
- the pyrF gene encoding orotidine-5'-phosphate decarboxylase, with protein MNRQELVQLIRERKSYLCIGLDTDIHKIPKHLLSHPDPIFAFNKAIIDATRDICVAYKINTAFYECLGIRGWESLQRTVEYIPKEIFTIADAKRGDIGNTSTYYAKTFYETYGFDSVTVAPYMGRDSVEPFLGFSEKWAIVLGLTSNEGTRDVQQLQLDGEFVYEKVMKTTASWGTPDNMMFVVGATKADVVANIRRLLPDHFFLVPGIGAQGGSLKEISEKGMNKEIGLLVNASRAVIYAGNDEKFAEDARAVALQYQAEMARYITA; from the coding sequence ATGAACAGACAGGAATTGGTGCAGCTTATCAGGGAGCGAAAATCTTACCTTTGTATCGGACTGGATACAGATATACATAAGATCCCCAAACACTTATTATCTCACCCTGACCCCATCTTTGCCTTCAATAAAGCGATAATTGATGCCACCAGGGACATTTGTGTAGCGTATAAGATCAATACGGCTTTTTACGAATGCCTGGGTATCCGCGGATGGGAAAGCCTCCAACGTACTGTTGAATATATTCCGAAAGAGATCTTCACCATAGCCGATGCCAAAAGAGGCGATATCGGCAATACCTCCACTTATTACGCCAAAACCTTTTACGAAACCTATGGTTTTGATTCCGTTACGGTGGCTCCTTACATGGGGCGCGACAGTGTGGAACCATTCCTGGGCTTCTCTGAGAAATGGGCCATTGTACTGGGCCTGACCTCCAATGAAGGGACCCGCGACGTACAGCAATTGCAGCTGGATGGGGAATTTGTATATGAGAAAGTGATGAAAACCACCGCATCCTGGGGTACTCCGGATAATATGATGTTTGTGGTGGGTGCTACAAAAGCTGATGTAGTGGCAAATATCCGCCGTTTATTACCGGATCACTTCTTCCTGGTTCCAGGCATTGGTGCTCAGGGTGGCAGTCTGAAAGAGATCTCCGAAAAAGGCATGAACAAAGAAATAGGTTTGCTGGTAAATGCCAGCAGGGCGGTGATCTATGCCGGCAATGATGAGAAATTTGCAGAAGATGCCCGTGCGGTTGCTTTGCAGTACCAGGCGGAAATGGCGCGATATATTACTGCTTAG
- a CDS encoding sugar phosphate isomerase/epimerase family protein: MKKYAFLLLFLLLQGLYLQSNAQKSSIPPLGVCTSFENDSLLKAAGFSYIEESARKILAPSMPDSAFKIQLARIRKMKLKLETCNVFLPGTIRLIGKEADEKVILGYVDSVMQRAKIVGIKIIVFGSAGSRKLLEGQDPVQSKKELIAISRKMAEVAKKYDRIIAMESLNTSEDNFMNSLQIVTDVAQQVNHPNFRLTVDLYHMKKEGEDPADILKAAPYLVHCHIAEKEGRRAPGTSKEDFKPYFAAMKKANYKGRIMIESGWKNMAEESRPAFLYLTEQLNEVYK; encoded by the coding sequence ATGAAAAAATATGCTTTTCTTCTGCTATTCCTCTTGTTACAAGGTCTTTATCTGCAATCGAATGCACAGAAGAGCAGTATTCCTCCTTTGGGCGTATGTACTTCATTTGAGAACGACAGCCTCCTGAAAGCCGCAGGATTCTCCTACATCGAGGAGTCTGCCCGCAAAATATTGGCCCCCTCCATGCCGGATTCCGCCTTTAAAATTCAGCTTGCCCGGATCAGGAAAATGAAACTCAAACTTGAAACCTGCAATGTTTTCCTGCCCGGTACTATCCGCCTCATTGGAAAAGAAGCAGATGAAAAAGTGATCCTTGGATATGTAGATTCCGTTATGCAACGTGCTAAAATAGTAGGCATAAAGATCATCGTATTCGGCAGTGCAGGCTCCCGCAAATTGCTGGAAGGGCAAGATCCCGTACAATCTAAAAAAGAACTGATCGCTATCTCCCGCAAAATGGCAGAAGTAGCAAAGAAATACGACCGCATCATTGCCATGGAAAGCCTCAATACATCAGAGGATAATTTCATGAACAGCCTGCAGATCGTAACAGATGTGGCACAACAGGTGAACCATCCCAATTTCAGGCTCACGGTAGACCTCTATCATATGAAGAAAGAAGGAGAAGACCCCGCAGATATCCTGAAAGCTGCACCGTACCTGGTACATTGCCATATTGCAGAGAAAGAAGGCCGCAGAGCGCCGGGCACCAGCAAAGAAGATTTCAAACCCTACTTTGCCGCCATGAAAAAAGCCAATTACAAAGGCCGCATCATGATAGAAAGTGGTTGGAAAAATATGGCGGAAGAAAGCAGGCCAGCATTCCTCTATCTCACAGAACAACTGAACGAAGTATATAAATAA
- a CDS encoding Gfo/Idh/MocA family protein → MTEAKKNRREFLKLSMMGGAGVALSAMGMPASSYARIIGANDRVNVGVVGYSDRFRQALMPCFLKNHKELNFDIIAVSDIWNRRREEGKAALEGKLGHSVQTCVNNDELYKIKDLDAVMIATADFQHAFHTIEAVKNKKDVYCEKPFAETMEDARNALKAVKESKKVFQVGTQRRSGASYHAAANFIKEGKFGPITMVEMTWNVNQPGRWRRPELTKSIKESDVDWNRFLCNRPKDSWDPRKYLEFRLFWPYSSGIFGQWMTHQIDTVHWFTGLQHPRSAVANGGIYQWQDGRSNADTLTAVFDYGPQNDPKNGFQVVYSSRFHNSAGGTKELYYSNGGMIDMSTNKISPTGGLREKEAAEMGMKANLLPSMDLSSVAASIETSANTGGDDTTDAHVRNWMECVRKQDVKTNAPIEAAYSHSIALIMGTAAYRTGQKATFDEAKQDVIVGGKVFTL, encoded by the coding sequence ATGACAGAAGCTAAAAAGAACCGCCGCGAATTCCTGAAGCTTTCCATGATGGGAGGTGCCGGAGTTGCTCTCAGTGCAATGGGGATGCCAGCGAGCAGTTATGCACGTATTATTGGAGCCAACGACCGTGTGAATGTAGGCGTGGTAGGCTATTCTGACCGTTTTCGCCAGGCCCTCATGCCTTGCTTTCTGAAGAATCATAAAGAACTGAACTTTGATATCATCGCCGTTTCCGATATCTGGAACCGCCGCCGTGAAGAAGGTAAAGCCGCACTGGAAGGCAAACTGGGCCATAGTGTTCAAACCTGCGTGAACAACGATGAGCTGTATAAGATCAAAGACCTCGATGCAGTAATGATCGCTACAGCAGACTTCCAGCATGCCTTCCATACCATTGAAGCGGTAAAGAATAAGAAAGACGTTTACTGCGAAAAACCTTTCGCGGAAACAATGGAAGATGCCCGGAACGCGCTCAAAGCAGTAAAGGAATCTAAAAAAGTTTTCCAGGTAGGCACGCAACGCCGCAGTGGTGCCAGCTATCATGCCGCAGCCAACTTCATCAAAGAAGGAAAGTTCGGCCCCATCACCATGGTGGAGATGACCTGGAATGTAAACCAGCCCGGCCGTTGGCGCAGACCGGAACTCACAAAATCGATCAAAGAATCAGATGTGGATTGGAACCGTTTCCTCTGCAACCGCCCCAAAGACAGCTGGGATCCGCGTAAATATTTAGAGTTCCGCCTTTTCTGGCCATACTCTTCAGGTATCTTCGGCCAATGGATGACGCACCAGATAGATACTGTACACTGGTTCACCGGTTTGCAGCATCCGCGCAGTGCAGTAGCAAATGGTGGTATCTACCAATGGCAAGATGGCCGCAGCAATGCAGATACACTCACCGCGGTATTCGATTACGGTCCGCAGAATGATCCTAAGAATGGCTTCCAGGTAGTATACAGTTCCCGCTTCCACAACTCAGCAGGGGGGACAAAAGAACTCTACTATTCCAATGGTGGCATGATAGACATGAGCACAAACAAAATTAGTCCTACCGGTGGTCTGAGAGAAAAAGAAGCAGCTGAAATGGGTATGAAAGCAAATCTCCTTCCCAGCATGGACCTTTCCAGTGTAGCTGCTTCTATTGAAACCAGCGCCAACACAGGCGGAGATGATACTACGGATGCGCACGTACGTAACTGGATGGAATGTGTGCGCAAACAGGATGTTAAAACAAACGCTCCCATTGAAGCGGCCTATTCTCACTCAATAGCGCTGATCATGGGTACCGCTGCATATCGTACTGGCCAGAAAGCTACTTTCGATGAAGCTAAACAAGACGTAATTGTTGGAGGCAAAGTATTCACACTCTAA
- a CDS encoding FMN-binding negative transcriptional regulator, giving the protein MYSPKYNEEKDWETVAAFIRQNGFGLLISIHDGLPIGTHLPIELVEKTPGKFVLHGHIANANDQSATFVSGQTFMVVFMDPHAYISSSWYEKGKIPTWNYIAVHIYGVLRVLSEAELAESLHQLMQHYEAGSENPVHVHDIPAKEFQNNLKAITGFEISVDRVDTRFKLSQNRNDHDYFSVVDHLKEIGDDHSHRIASEMELRRGRK; this is encoded by the coding sequence ATGTATAGCCCTAAGTACAATGAGGAAAAGGACTGGGAAACAGTTGCTGCATTTATCCGGCAGAATGGTTTCGGGTTATTGATCAGTATACATGACGGCCTTCCTATCGGCACACATCTTCCCATTGAATTAGTTGAAAAAACGCCGGGTAAGTTTGTGCTCCATGGGCATATTGCCAATGCCAATGATCAGTCTGCCACCTTTGTAAGCGGGCAGACTTTCATGGTTGTATTCATGGACCCGCATGCTTACATTTCTTCTTCCTGGTATGAAAAGGGGAAGATCCCTACCTGGAATTACATAGCGGTGCATATTTACGGTGTGCTGCGCGTTCTCTCTGAAGCTGAGTTGGCTGAGTCACTTCATCAACTCATGCAGCACTACGAAGCGGGGTCTGAAAACCCGGTGCATGTGCATGATATTCCTGCTAAGGAATTCCAAAATAACCTTAAAGCGATCACTGGTTTTGAGATCAGTGTAGACAGGGTGGATACGCGGTTTAAGCTTAGCCAGAACAGGAATGATCACGATTATTTCAGTGTGGTGGATCATCTGAAAGAGATTGGAGATGATCATTCTCACCGGATTGCTTCCGAGATGGAATTAAGACGGGGGCGAAAATAA
- a CDS encoding RDD family protein, with the protein MIDHLDDVPVSEPSYPGVSKREQSAIIDLSIIMILMLFASLTLNAIREEKDTPTWVNIVLFLSVWGLYEPFAIAYGCTPGNYIMKIRVVDVNDRTKKIVLWKAFVRCVLKASLGWLSLLIARLNPQRRAIHDFGAGSVMIQK; encoded by the coding sequence ATGATCGATCACCTGGACGATGTTCCTGTATCCGAACCTTCATACCCAGGAGTGTCAAAAAGAGAACAATCCGCCATTATTGATCTCTCAATAATTATGATCCTCATGCTTTTTGCTTCCCTGACGTTGAATGCGATCAGAGAGGAAAAAGATACGCCAACATGGGTTAATATTGTTCTTTTTTTGAGCGTCTGGGGATTATATGAACCTTTTGCGATAGCATACGGTTGTACGCCGGGAAATTATATTATGAAGATCCGTGTGGTAGATGTCAATGATCGAACAAAAAAGATCGTATTATGGAAAGCTTTTGTAAGATGTGTCCTGAAAGCTTCCCTGGGCTGGTTATCTTTACTCATTGCGCGTTTAAACCCCCAGCGCAGAGCCATACATGACTTCGGCGCCGGGAGCGTAATGATTCAGAAATAA
- a CDS encoding Mrp/NBP35 family ATP-binding protein — translation MITKEMVLEALSNVEEPDLGKDLVTLNMVKDIEINGNKVKFTVVLTTPACPLKEMIKNACVNAIIHLVSKEAEVEVKMTANVSTNRKDGKGLLPNVKNIIMVASGKGGVGKSTVAANLALSLAQDGAKVGLMDADIYGPSVPIMFGVRGERPMMVNVEGKGMIVPMEKFGIKFMSIGLLVDEKQAIVWRGPMASSALKQFVSDVYWEELDYLIIDMPPGTGDIHLTLVQSVPVTGAVIVTTPQDVALADAKKGIGMFSSPQIRVPIIGLVENMAYFTPAELPNNKYYIFGKEGGKRLAEELEIPFLGQIPLVQSIREGGDEGVPAVAGNDAITKNAFAEFAGATARSIAMRNANIEPTKIVEIVV, via the coding sequence ATGATCACAAAAGAAATGGTGCTCGAGGCGCTGTCGAATGTGGAAGAACCCGATCTGGGTAAGGATTTGGTGACACTGAACATGGTGAAAGACATCGAGATCAACGGCAATAAAGTTAAATTTACCGTAGTACTGACCACACCGGCTTGTCCGCTGAAGGAAATGATAAAAAATGCCTGTGTGAATGCCATCATTCACCTGGTAAGCAAGGAAGCTGAGGTTGAAGTGAAAATGACGGCCAATGTAAGCACCAACAGGAAAGATGGAAAAGGCCTGCTGCCAAATGTGAAAAATATCATTATGGTGGCCTCCGGTAAAGGCGGAGTGGGTAAATCCACTGTAGCTGCCAATCTCGCATTATCCCTGGCACAGGATGGTGCTAAAGTGGGCCTGATGGATGCGGATATTTACGGACCTTCTGTTCCCATTATGTTTGGTGTTCGCGGAGAAAGACCTATGATGGTGAATGTGGAAGGTAAGGGAATGATTGTTCCTATGGAGAAGTTCGGGATCAAATTCATGTCTATCGGCTTGCTGGTAGATGAAAAACAGGCGATCGTATGGCGCGGGCCCATGGCCAGCAGTGCATTGAAGCAATTTGTGAGTGATGTTTACTGGGAAGAACTGGATTACCTGATCATTGATATGCCTCCCGGCACCGGCGATATTCACCTGACCCTTGTTCAGAGTGTACCTGTAACCGGCGCTGTAATTGTAACCACGCCACAGGATGTGGCCCTGGCAGATGCCAAAAAAGGTATCGGTATGTTCAGCAGCCCCCAGATCCGCGTACCTATCATTGGCCTCGTGGAAAACATGGCTTACTTCACACCGGCTGAATTACCCAATAACAAATATTACATCTTTGGTAAAGAAGGTGGAAAAAGACTGGCAGAAGAACTGGAGATCCCTTTCCTTGGCCAGATACCTTTAGTACAAAGCATCCGTGAAGGAGGTGATGAAGGTGTTCCGGCAGTTGCGGGGAACGATGCCATCACCAAAAATGCTTTTGCTGAATTTGCAGGTGCTACAGCCCGCAGCATTGCTATGCGCAATGCCAATATTGAACCGACAAAGATCGTTGAAATAGTAGTTTAA
- a CDS encoding carboxypeptidase-like regulatory domain-containing protein produces MHKKLIIFLSLLFMPFLLKAQLKAFKDSIIQISGITMTADSLRAIPAVSIIVRGQNRGTISNSQGVFSIVAFKGDTLSFSAVGFRKKDYKIPANLPGNSYSVIQLLTEDTIYLSETIIKPYPSKREFEKAFVSMDIPNDMYEVARKNNDQAKIRALARSIPIDAGGAYGVFMQKQQQSLYYAGQTPPQNIFNPIAWAQFIEAWKRGDFKRKD; encoded by the coding sequence ATGCATAAGAAACTGATCATATTTTTGTCCCTGCTGTTCATGCCGTTTTTGTTAAAGGCACAGTTGAAAGCATTCAAAGACAGCATTATACAAATATCCGGTATTACCATGACGGCGGACAGCCTGAGGGCTATTCCCGCTGTAAGTATCATCGTAAGGGGGCAGAACCGTGGTACCATTTCCAATAGCCAGGGGGTATTTTCCATCGTGGCTTTTAAAGGAGATACGCTGAGTTTCTCTGCTGTGGGCTTCCGCAAAAAAGACTACAAGATCCCTGCAAACCTGCCCGGAAACAGTTATTCCGTGATCCAGCTCCTCACCGAGGACACCATTTACCTCTCAGAAACCATCATCAAACCTTATCCCAGCAAAAGGGAATTTGAAAAGGCTTTTGTAAGTATGGATATTCCGAATGATATGTATGAAGTGGCCCGTAAGAATAATGACCAGGCCAAGATCCGTGCCCTGGCCCGTTCTATCCCCATCGATGCTGGCGGGGCTTATGGTGTTTTTATGCAGAAACAGCAGCAATCCCTCTACTATGCAGGCCAAACGCCTCCTCAGAACATCTTCAACCCAATCGCCTGGGCCCAGTTCATAGAAGCCTGGAAGCGGGGTGACTTCAAGCGCAAAGATTAG